The following nucleotide sequence is from Oncorhynchus clarkii lewisi isolate Uvic-CL-2024 chromosome 6, UVic_Ocla_1.0, whole genome shotgun sequence.
taaatgtaactaggcaagtcagttaagaacaaattcttaattacaatgacggcctaggaacagtgggttaactaactACTAGCCTACCTGCGGCCCCACAtaattcattgtgtgtgtgtgtgcgtgcgtgcgcgactgtgtgtgtgtgtgcgtgagtgacaTTTGAATGTGACAGATAAATACAGGCATCTCAAATTATGTTTATGGAAATAGGACATATTCAAAGTGATCATTTGTTTGAGATGACTGTAGTTGTCTGACTGCTCAACCCGTAGCGTAGCCATTGTAAACTAGCCACTAGCGAGTGTTTTGTCAATGAATTAAATATTTCCTTTCTACCCCtctgaatagaatagaacaaGTCAAGTTATCTTGTAAACAATAACTGTGTTGTGCTATCACAACCACCCTATGCTGCTCTTACTGTTCCCCGAGCACCGAAGACGTGAATGTCTTTTATGGCagtcccccgcacctctctgattcagagggtttgggttaaatttcagttgaacgcattcagttgtgcaactgactaggtttaAAATCAAATCACTCAACAGACACCTCCATCCACTATCTGTCTATATAGCAGAACACAACGAATGACCACTAAATATTGCTGCAGTGTTTTAAAGTACAAGCAACAACTCCCCAAACTTATATAGGAGCTGTTTTTCCAAGCCTGGTAGTATTAAccgctagatggcagcagtggTCCCCATACTACTGCAATAGTAATTGTACTGGGGTCGTAGGCTAAATTCAGATTCTACACCCCTCTCCCACTGCCTGTCATGGATTTCAAGCATTTTGCTGTTGTAAGCAAAAGTGTCTGAGGGAGTGCGCCAGTGCGTGCATACGTTGGGAGAGGGTTGCGAATGAAGATGCACCCAGTGTGTGAAGTATGAACTTTTATGTCGCCCCTTTGCAAGCCACAAAAAAAGACCGAACTCAATGTTGGTGCAAAGGCGgcagtggtataaagtacttaagtaaaaaatactttcaagtactacttaagtagcttTTTTGGGTTGGTATCTGAACTTcatttctatttttgacaacttttacttttatttcccaacattcctaaagaaaataatttaaatttttactccatacattttccctgacacctaaacgtactcgttacattttgaatgctatgcaggacaggaaaattgtataactcacacacttatcaagagaacatccctggtcacccctactgcctctgatctggaggactcactaaacagagaacatccctggtcacccctactgcctctgatctggaggactcactaaacagagaacatccctggtcacccctactgcctctgatctggaggactcactaaacagagaacatccctggtcatccctactgcctctgatctggtggactcactaaacagagaacatccctggtcacccctactgcctctgatctggaggactcactaaacagagaacatccctggtcacccctactgcctctgatctggaggactcactaaacagagaacatcgctggtcacccctactgcctctgatctgaaggactcactaaacagagaacatccctggtcacccctactgcctctgatctggaggactcactaaacagagaacatccctggtcacccctactgcctctgatctggaggactcactaaacagagaacatccctggtcacccctactgcctctgatctggaggactcactaaacagagaacatccctggtcatccctactgcctctgatctggaggactcactaaacagagaacatccctggtcacccctactgcctctgatctggaggactcactaaacagagaacatccctggtcacccctactgcctctgatctgaaggactcactaaacagagaacatccctggtcacccctactgcctctgatctggaggactcactaaacagagaacatccctggtcacccctactgcctctgatctggaggactcactaaacagagaacatccctggtcacccctactgcctctgatctggaggactcactaaacagagaacatccctggtcatccctactgcctctgatctggaggactcactaaacagagaacatccctggtcacccctactgcctctgatctggaggactcactaaacagagaacatccctggtcacccctactgcctctgatctggaggactcactaaacagagaacatccctggtcacccctactgcctctgatctggaggactcactaaacagagaacatccctggtcatccctactgcctctgatctggaggactcactaaacagagaacatccctggtcatccctactgcctctgatctggcggactcactaaacagagaacatccctggtcatccctactgcctctgatctggcggactcactaaacagagaacatccctggtcatccctactgcctctgatctggaggactcactaaacagagaacatccctggtcacccctactgcctctgatctggaggactcactaaacagagaacatccctggtcacccctactgcctctgatctggcggactcactaaacagagaacatccctggtcatccctactgcctctgatctggcggactcactaaacagagaacatccctggtcatcttctgatctggaggactcactaaacacaaatgctttgtttgtaaatcatgtctgagtgttggagtgtgcccctggctatccgtaaatataaaaagaacaagaaaatggtgccgtctgttttgctttaatataaggaattttaaaatgctttttacttttgatacttgagtacatttaaaaacaaatacctttagacttttacttcaagtcgtattttactgggtgactcacttttacttgaggaACTTTCTATATTTAAaaggtgtctttacttttactcaagtatgacaattgggtactttctcCACCAGTGCTGACTATTGTATGACCACAGGTTTACACAAGACAAAACAGTCCTCTTCTCCGTTGCCCTGCAGCGATATCATAAACGTGTCATCACTCATCCGATTCATTATACACAGCCTTGCGCAACAAACACAAAACCTTTCTGTTgagtataatataataatattatacatttttttgaacatgttttttttctcttatCATGACAGTGGCATATAAACAGCCTGTACTGAGGACCACCAATAGGATCGCGATACGATAAACAATAGTAACAAATTGTTTGCTTTGTGACGTGATGACAGTTTGGCTCCAGTTGATACTTTCTCTTTCCCGCCACTTAGCATTCCTCGGTTGGGACTAGCCCGAGCATGATGAGCAGCAGTTTACTGTAAGTGtaccagtaaaaaaaaaaacagacataaaCAATGATAGAAAACgagagtgatttctgcataaaaACGCCAGAGAGACttcacctctctgtctccatcttacTTCATCAGCCATGTCTGCCTCTGAGACTCAATAATTCCATTCAAGATGGCCGTGTCATTTTACACTGCATAAGAATGGCCCTTCCTGGGACAATCAAATCTATTGATTGAGTCACAATTTGCTGATTTCCTGatattcttcacattttgccataggttggaggaaaatgtttttaatatgATAAGCGATGATCTATGGGCCCCATCCCGGTCAGTAATTTGACCATGCTTGCTACAAGTTTAGATATCTGGCGCTAGACTAACTTTTCCAAAAAGGTAGTCATGTAGCTGACATGGGCAAATTGAGTGACAGTGAtttgatgcacaaccaaattttgaaATGGTATATTTGATTATTCTAACTCAAGAGTAAATTGAtaccccgactgagttcctaaaaacaaaacaaaaagggcTGCCAGTTGCCCACCACTGTCCTAGACACATTATTTCATCATCAAGCCAATCTCAGAATtctacagaagagagagagagagagagagagtacacttTCTAGGTCAAAGAGGTTGCAGTGAGAGGAGGCATAGAATCAGAATGACTGCAATGGATTCTAATTCTAGATTTCACATCATGTTTTTGAACCAGGtctggtatctgtgtctgttgATGCCAGTAAGGGGTGATAACAGACTCTCTACTTCCATAAACAGTGGGCATGTCTGGCATACCGATAAGATACCAAGACACAAGACCAATATGATGCCCTCATTGCCACCAGAGGGGATTTCTGCACAGAGACTGGCTGTGTGTTTGGGACCATGCATGCGTGTGATGTTTGTTTCTTTGGATGTTTATGGTTGTCCTTTTAAATAAAAGAGGACAATGAGAATTTTCCTTGGCCTTGTTTAGAGAATAATTTTAGACTGAAGTAGTTAGCGATTCCCACCATAAAACAGTTAGAGGGGAATTTGAAGTGGCTTGGCTCAGGATTGTGACCTATTAGAATTGAATGTGGTGAATGTGCTGTCAATACAGGGGGTAAaaacatgacagacagacagacagacagacagacagacagacagacagacagacagacaagcagacagacactaTCAATGAAAATCTTTATCAAGGATAGGTTTGGTGCACTTCTATTCTACATTTACACCTGTTTCTTGGGAAACAGCTAAAAGTGATATTTAAAGAACTATATGCTGTATTCCTATTAAACCtcatcacacaaatacacaatatAATGCTAGTATATATATTTCccctctcatcaatctaaacacaaaaccccataatgacaaagcaaaaacatgtttctaGAAATTATTGCAAATTTATGTATAAACCCCCCCAGAAACAtcacatttatgtaagtattcagactctttactcagtactttgttgaagcacctttggcagctgatgtttaaagttagtgagggttagTAAGTtagtaagtctccagcttcagcgatttttgcaattcattacagtcactggcagcagagaactgtaaggaaaggcggccaaaggaggtgttggctttggggatgaccagtgagatatacctgctggagcgtgtgctatgggtgggtgttgttatcatgaccagtgagctaagataaggcggagctttacctagcatagacttgtagatgacctggagccagtgggcctggcaacaaatatgtagcgagggccaggccacgagagcatacaggtcgcagtggtgggtggtataaggcgctttggtaacaaaacggatggcactgtgatagactacatccaatttgctgagtagagtattggaagctactttgtagatgacatcgccgaagtcaatgatcagtaggatagtcagttttactagggtaagtttggtggcgtgagtgaaggaggctttgttgcgaaatagaaagccgattttagatttgattttagattggagatgtttataTGAGTCTGAAAGGAAATTTtccagtctagccagacacctaggtatttgtagttgtccacgtattctaggtcagaaccgtccagagtagtgatgctagtcgggccaGCGCGTGtcggcagcgaacggttgaaaagcatgcatttggttttacttgcgtttaagagcagttggaggccacggaaggagtgttgtatggcattgaagctcgtttggaggttagttaacacagtgtccaaagaagggccagatgtatacagaatggtgtcatctgcctagaggtggatcagggaatcacccgcagcaatagcgacatcgttgatatatacagagaaagagtCAGTCCAAcaatttaaccctgtggtacccccatagatactgccagaggtcaggacaacaggctctctgattttacacactgaactctgtctgcgaagtagttggtgaaccaggcgaggtagtcatttgagaaaccaaggctattgagtctgccgataagaatacggtgattgacaaagtcgaaagccttggccaggtcgatgaagacggctgcacagtactgtcttttatcgatggcggttatgatatcgtttagtaccttgagcgtgacggagatgcacccgtgaccagctcggaaaccagattgcagagcggagaaggtacggtgggattcgaaatggtcagcgatctgtttgttaacttggctttcaaagactttagaaaggcagggcaggatggatataggtctataacagtttgggtctagagtgtcaccccctttgaagagggggatgaccgcggcagctttccaatctttaaggATCTCGGACGAAACAATAGattgtggcagctttccaatccttggggatctcagacgatatgaaagagaggttgaacagactggtaataggggttgcaacaatggcggcggataattttaggaagagagggtccagattgtctagcccagctgatttgtacgggtccaggttttgcagctctttcagaacatctgcgatctggatttgggtgaaggagaagatgGGGGCCGCTCAGGCAAGTAGGGATGCTACCAggattcctccagatgtgacgcttgtcattcataacaaagagttcaatcttggtttcatcagaccagagaatcttgtttcttagagtcctttaggtgccttttggcaaaatccaaacaggctgtcatgtgccttttactgaggagtgacttcggtctggccactctaccataaaggcctgattggtggaatgctgagagggttgtccttctggaagtttttcccatctccacagaggagatggtcacctccctgatcaaggcccttcttccccgattgcccagtttggccgggcggccagctctaggaagagtcttggtggttccaatctttttccatttaagaatgatcaaggccactgtgttcttggggaccttcaatactgcaaaAGTGTTTTGGTGCCTTTCCCCagagctgtgcctcgacacaatcctgtctcggagctctaagacTCTTCCTCTAGTGAGAGAAAGTTATCTTGGTAAATTTCGTCATCTTTGGCTGACTATTCCTGCGGACTACAAGGTCTCCCAGCCAATGACCTCCGTGCACTTGACCCTGCGATGAACAGCTGTCATGTTGTAACTTCCTGATACCATGGAGGGGTTTTCCAGTATGTTCAAAGCATGTTGACACTATTACTGTTAAGGCCCTCTTAGCTCTCATACGGGCCATTCCACAGTAACAGAATTGTGCTGAGACTCAGATATTtcacttaaaatgtatgccaaacaaagcTACTGACAGGAAGTCCTACtgcaaatgtattttgtcccataCTCTTCGTTGGAAtgttccctctctgttcctctgtagtCAACCGACCGGGGAGTTTCAGTAGTAGAAAGACAGACCTCTATCTTCAATGACTGGCATTTGTAGATAGacagcctgagggcacacacgcgcacacacaaccTTGCATGGATAATTGAACATCTCATTTGATAAGAAAAAAACAGATACCGTAAACTCCAATGATCTGCCACCGTTACAGAGGTGGGCGAGATTGATTGACAGACAAGGAaatagagataaagacagagaaggaagaatggagggagacagagtgaaatgaggaaggagagagagaaggaaggaggcagagagagagagagagagagagggagagaaggagggagagagagagaaggagggagagagagaaagaaggagggagagagagatggacagagggagagagggagagaaggagggagagagagagggagggagggagggagggagggagggagggagggagggagggataaaaaTATAAAGATTAAGGTGAATTTACGGGACTAAGGCGGAGTCTTTCACTTTGTTCCAAGTCatagtgaaagagaaagagacagtcaggtgtataaatacacctgtacctCTCAGCattctcccactctctgtcatccTCAGACTCTGTCATCCTCAgactctctctcatcctcagactctctctctctgtcatcctcagactctctgtcatcctcagactctctctctctgttatcctcagactctgtctctctgtcatcctcagactctctgtcatcctcagactctctctctctgtcatcctcagactctctctctctgtcatcctcagactctctgtcatcctcagactctctctcatcctcagactctctgtcatcctcagactctctctcatcctcagactATCTGTCATCCTCAGACTCTCTGTCATCCTCAGACTCTCTGTCATCCTCAGACTCTCTGTCATCCTCAGACTCTCTGTCATCCTCAgactctctctcatcctcagactCTCTGTCATCCTCAGACTCTCTGAAGCAGAGCTCTCAAAGCAGTAATATGGCAGCTCTTTTCTTCATTGCAACACTCTGCTTGGGCTACGCAGCAggtaaaagacacacacacacacacacacacacacacacacacacacacacacacacacacacacacacacacacacacacacacacacacacacacacacacacacacacacacacacacacacacacacacacacacacacacacagggacagaagAGGCCTCAGGAAACATTCCTCTGCAGTGATTGACTTAGAAAGTTGCACCAGCCTGGGGTAGTTACACAAGTAGAGCCTGGATCACTCAtattggcctctctctctctctctctctctctctctctctctctctctctctctctgtctctctctcgctgtctctctctctctctctcgctctctctctctctctgtctctctctctctctctctctctctctctagctctatctCTCGGGCCATGTTTTTTTCATCCTCTATCTCTTCTTTGACCATTCTCAcccccttctctttctgtctctctctcctgcagcATTCTCAGAGGTACCCGTGGACTGCTGTCTGTTAACCACTGACATCCGTTTCCCTCGCCACTTTAAGATGGTCTCCTACCTGCTGCAGACTACAGACAGAGGCTGTGACATCGATGCCACTGTGTGAGTGTCTTCCTCTCTAAGACAAATTACTTCTCTCCCACTATATGTAGGCTACTTAGCATCTCTTCCACTATATGTAGGCTACTTAGCATCTCTTCCACTATATGTAGGCTACTTAGCGTATCTTTCACTATATGTAGGCTACGTAGCGTATCTTCCACTATATGTAGGCTACTTAAGCATTTCATCCACTATATGTAGTTTACTTAGAATCTCTCCCACTATATGTAGGCTACTTAGCATCTCATTGTATTTTCAGGCTGAATAGAACTGTTATAAACATGATATGACACATGTTATAAGCATACAAGAGCACGATTCCAAGTGTATTACAATCCCTAGTTTTAGAAACCACATTACTTAAAGGCAGGTTACAGGTCTTGTCTTACACTCCTAGGCAGTTTGGAGGCCTGCCAGATTCTGCTCCCCATCAGTGGCTCACTGATCTCACTAGGTGGTGCCTGGAGCACTTTTTTGGCAATCGCCTGTCTGATACTGTTGTGGATATTGATGATTATCTTTGATACGGATCTATTTGTAAATCGTATCCCTCCAGGTTTATCACCAAGACAGGGGCGAGACTGTGCTCGCCCCATCCCGCAGAGAGCAAGTGGGTGGCAGACTACGTGAAACGTCTGGAGCGAACCATCTCCCTCCGGAGAGCTAActcacctcaggagtaaatgagGTTAGTTGTTACTCTACGTTCACACACGTGACAAATGAAATAATGTCCTACTTTCCTGTGCTTGTCTCTCTtcattaagggatcatagtttgGCTAAACTGCATATATGTATTAATTTTTTGttttcttatatatatatatttaaaaaattatgTTTAATTACAAGGAATCTGCTGCAGTGTTTTTTTCACTCACAACTGAACATTTCAAGATTCTCTATTTTAATATCTGTCCTCTCTGGTGTCTGTCTCCCTCACATGATGACC
It contains:
- the LOC139411891 gene encoding C-C motif chemokine 19a.2, which codes for MAALFFIATLCLGYAAAFSEVPVDCCLLTTDIRFPRHFKMVSYLLQTTDRGCDIDATVFITKTGARLCSPHPAESKWVADYVKRLERTISLRRANSPQE